In one Candidatus Angelobacter sp. genomic region, the following are encoded:
- a CDS encoding glycosyltransferase family 9 protein, with amino-acid sequence MERPLKILAIQFKYFGDTVLMIPALRAIRERWPDCALHVLVPEEVAPILQQSSWLTRVWTMPRRRGRAGFSKTWPILRALRRERFGRSVDFGGNDRGALLSLLCGARERLGPVHPGGFVGRRFCYTRRVAPAPTDRHEALRLLHILSAWGIAPSPGLEIQIHTDPALGAFAEKILPEHKIICHLSAGQSKKEWPVRHWAAFHRVATAAGFRLAFTTGKGAREQFLVDELRKLVPDAPVLTSV; translated from the coding sequence ATGGAGAGGCCGCTAAAAATTCTGGCGATTCAGTTCAAATACTTTGGTGACACGGTCCTCATGATTCCCGCGTTGCGCGCGATCCGCGAGCGCTGGCCCGACTGCGCGTTGCACGTGCTCGTGCCCGAGGAGGTTGCGCCGATCCTGCAACAGTCATCGTGGCTGACGCGCGTCTGGACGATGCCACGTCGGCGCGGCCGTGCCGGTTTCAGCAAAACCTGGCCGATCCTCCGCGCGTTGCGCCGCGAACGTTTCGGCCGTTCGGTGGACTTCGGTGGGAATGACCGGGGCGCGTTGCTGAGTCTGCTCTGCGGCGCGCGGGAGCGGCTTGGCCCGGTTCATCCCGGAGGCTTTGTCGGGCGCCGTTTCTGTTACACCCGGCGCGTTGCCCCCGCGCCGACCGATCGCCACGAGGCGCTGCGGTTGTTGCACATTTTGTCGGCGTGGGGCATTGCGCCGTCCCCAGGGTTGGAAATTCAAATCCATACCGACCCGGCGTTGGGCGCGTTCGCAGAAAAAATCCTGCCCGAACACAAAATCATTTGTCATCTGTCGGCCGGGCAGTCCAAGAAGGAGTGGCCGGTCCGTCACTGGGCGGCATTTCATCGCGTCGCGACCGCCGCCGGGTTTCGGCTCGCTTTCACGACGGGCAAAGGCGCGCGCGAGCAATTCCTGGTGGACGAATTGAGGAAGCTCGTGCCGGACGCACCGGTGCTGACGTCGGT